A genome region from Populus alba chromosome 3, ASM523922v2, whole genome shotgun sequence includes the following:
- the LOC118062841 gene encoding nuclear intron maturase 2, mitochondrial, giving the protein MHRRLAIFTYKVLVNTNPIPITTATSTALLYSQCNPLNPRTNGFAFFRLLSFTPGHRRAQDPDDPSNLMKEDGVSVCSQMWIENFREPDRIVSNLTTYLRRFELWVLAYQKVCADDMGAYMPRSAIQRSALEDLLALRNAVLDNRFRWGARLDFHIKSPKDKTDYQSLSKRKIKAILTTTQPAAFQDKIVQEVLFMILEPIYEARFSQKSFAFRPGRNAHTVLRVIRRNFAGYLWYIKGDFSTILDGMKVGLVISALMRDVRDKKVIDLIKAALTTPVITSCMEEPKKKTKRKYQKKKVLAEDEPKPDPYWLDTFFGFAPEEAEKVPSWGHCGILSPLLANICLDELDRWMEGKLKEFYRPSKSDVIWNSPEGEAEQGNTSWPEFVPTSGPDKTRKMDYVRYGGHILIGVRGPRADAATLRKQLIEFVDQKYMLKVDNESLPIEHITKGIMFLDHVLCRRVVYPTLRYTATGGKIISEKGVGTLLSVTASLKQCIKQFRKLNFLKGDRDPDPQPCFRMFHATQSHTNAQMNKFLSTMVEWFRYADNRKKIVNFCSYIIRGSLAKLYAAKYKLRSRAKVYKIGSRNLSRPLKEKKGSSPDYHNLLRMGLAESIDGLQYTRMSLVPETDYTPFPSNWIPDHEKALLEYISLDDPKTLEDQRCSIRKQGLVSSQDYISMLVWNYKRNAIAMDQLSLIKSGGNNTEKEQQLLLVSDKDAYDQKSKEEEEHEDGFDVAEI; this is encoded by the coding sequence ATGCATCGTCGCCTTGCAATATTCACCTACAAAGTCCTCGTTAACACTAACCCTATTCCAATCACAACAGCCACCAGCACTGCCCTTTTGTACTCTCAATGCAATCCCTTAAACCCTAGGACTAATGGGTTTGCTTTCTTTCGCTTACTATCATTCACTCCGGGGCACAGGCGTGCGCAGGACCCTGATGACCCATCCAACCTGATGAAGGAAGATGGCGTCTCAGTTTGCTCTCAAATGTGGATAGAGAATTTTCGAGAACCAGATAGAATTGTGAGCAATTTGACCACTTATCTTCGCCGTTTTGAACTGTGGGTATTGGCTTATCAGAAAGTGTGTGCTGATGACATGGGAGCCTATATGCCCCGTAGTGCGATACAAAGGTCTGCATTGGAGGACTTGTTAGCTCTTAGAAATGCAGTTCTTGATAATAGGTTTAGGTGGGGTGCTAGGTTGGATTTTCATATAAAGTCTCCGAAGGATAAGACTGACTATCAATCTTTGTCGAAGAGGAAGATTAAGGCAATTTTGACAACCACACAACCGGCAGCATTTCAGGATAAGATAGTTCAGGAGGTGTTATTTATGATTTTGGAGCCGATATATGAAGCACGGTTTTCGCAAAAGTCTTTTGCTTTTAGACCTGGTAGAAATGCACATACAGTGTTGAGGGTGATTAGGAGGAATTTTGCTGGGTATTTGTGGTATATAAAAGGGGATTTCAGCACAATATTGGATGGAATGAAGGTGGGGTTAGTGATAAGTGCTTTAATGAGGGATGTGAGGGATAAGAAAGTGATTGATTTGATAAAGGCAGCATTGACAACCCCTGTGATCACGAGTTGCATGGAAGAGCcaaagaagaagacgaagaggAAGTATCAAAAAAAGAAGGTTTTGGCAGAGGATGAGCCAAAGCCAGATCCATATTGGTTAGACACCTTTTTTGGGTTTGCACCTGAGGAGGCAGAGAAGGTTCCTTCATGGGGACACTGTGGGATACTCAGTCCTCTTTTGGCTAACATCTGTTTAGATGAATTGGACCGGTGGATGGAGGGTAAGCTTAAGGAGTTTTATCGTCCTTCAAAGAGTGATGTCATATGGAATAGTCCAGAAGGGGAAGCAGAACAGGGGAATACATCCTGGCCAGAATTTGTGCCGACAAGTGGCCCAGACAAAACCAGGAAGATGGATTATGTAAGATACGGGGGTCACATCCTGATTGGCGTGCGAGGACCGAGAGCAGATGCAGCCACATTGAGGAAGCAATTGATTGAGTTTGTTGATCAGAAATACATGCTCAAGGTTGACAATGAGAGCCTCCCAATTGAGCACATAACTAAAGGTATAATGTTTCTTGATCATGTATTGTGCCGAAGAGTTGTGTATCCAACTCTACGGTACACTGCCACTGGTGGGAAGATCATTAGTGAAAAAGGTGTGGGCACCCTTTTGTCAGTCACAGCAAGCTTGAAACAATGCATTAAGCAATTTAGGAAGTTGAACTTTCTGAAGGGGGACAGGGATCCAGACCCACAGCCTTGTTTTAGAATGTTCCATGCCACTCAATCTCATACAAATGCACAAATGAACAAATTTTTGTCAACAATGGTTGAGTGGTTTAGATATGCTGACAATCGGAAGAAAATTGTGAACTTCTGTTCATACATTATAAGGGGTTCACTTGCAAAGCTATATGCTGCAAAATACAAGCTGCGGTCACGTGCAAAGGTGTATAAGATTGGTTCCCGGAATCTGAGTCGTCCtttgaaggagaagaaaggTTCTTCACCTGACTACCACAATTTGCTACGAATGGGCCTTGCCGAATCAATTGATGGGCTTCAGTACACCAGGATGTCTCTTGTACCTGAGACTGATTACACCCCATTTCCAAGTAATTGGATACCTGATCATGAGAAGGCATTGCTTGAATATATAAGCCTTGATGATCCAAAAACTCTCGAGGATCAACGATGTAGCATTAGAAAGCAAGGTCTGGTTTCATCTCAGGACTACATTTCAATGCTTGTTTGGAACTACAAGCGAAATGCTATTGCGATGGATCAGCTTTCCCTCATAAAAAGTGGTGGAAATAACACAGAAAAAGAACAACAGTTGCTTTTGGTCTCTGATAAAGATGCTTATGATCAGAAAagcaaagaagaggaagaacatGAAGATGGGTTTGACGTGGCAGAAATCTAA
- the LOC118062858 gene encoding putative invertase inhibitor gives MKHISFSSFALCFLFFFLVTPTPGNSISTLDASTIDITNRTCRKCAEEYSKTFSYDFCISSLQAIPVSHVTNIHGLAIIGMELALENATNTISTIKYLLSYGTLDRFAVVALQDCLELYADALVTIVDGVAAFLTEHYSVANVKVSAVMEASTTCEEGFSEKTGVVSPLTEENYNLFQLSDIALCIIHMLSLAVSK, from the coding sequence ATGAAGCACATCTCTTTCTCTTCGTTTGCTCtttgcttccttttcttcttcttagtaACTCCTACTCCTGGCAATAGCATTTCAACCCTTGATGCTTCGACCATCGATATAACAAACCGAACCTGCAGAAAATGTGCGGAGGAATATTCCAAAACTTTCAGCTATGACTTTTGTATAAGCTCTCTCCAAGCAATTCCCGTCAGCCATGTGACAAATATTCACGGACTAGCAATAATTGGCATGGAACTAGCTCTAGAAAATGCAACCAACACCATTTCAACCATTAAGTACTTGTTGAGTTATGGAACTTTAGACCGCTTTGCCGTGGTTGCCTTACAGGATTGTTTGGAACTATATGCAGATGCTCTTGTGACAATAGTAGATGGTGTGGCAGCATTTCTGACAGAACATTATAGTGTCGCTAATGTGAAGGTGAGTGCAGTTATGGAAGCATCAACCACCTGCGAAGAAGGGTTCTCAGAGAAGACAGGAGTGGTTTCTCCATTGACAGAAGAGAATTACAATCTCTTCCAGCTATCTGATATAGCACTGTGTATCATTCACATGCTCAGTCTAGCTGTAAGTAAATAA
- the LOC118062860 gene encoding ras-related protein RABH1b gives MAPVSALAKYKLVFLGDQSVGKTSIITRFMYDKFDNTYQATIGIDFLSKTMYLEDRTIRLQLWDTAGQERFRSLIPSYIRDSSVAVIVFDVASRQSFLNTSKWIEEVRTERGSDVIIVLVGNKTDLVEKRQVSIEEGEAKARELNVMFIETSAKAGFNIKPLFRKIAAALPGMEALSSSKQEDMVDVNLKSTGGAASQTQAQSGGCAC, from the exons atggcaCCAGTCTCAGCTCTTGCAAAGTACAAACTGGTCTTCTTGGGAGACCAATCAGTCGGTAAAACAAGCATCATCACTCGCTTCATGTATGATAAATTCGATAACACCTACCAG GCTACCATTGGCATTGATTTTCTATCAAAGACCATGTACCTCGAAGACAGAACTATTCGTTTGCAGTTGTG GGATACAGCTGGACAAGAAAGATTCAGAAGCCTCATTCCAAGTTACATTAGAGATTCCTCAGTTGCTGTCATTGTATTTGACGTTGCAA GTCGGCAATCCTTTCTGAATACTTCAAAATGGATTGAAGAGGTTCGCACTGAGAGGGGCAGCGACGTCATCATTGTCCTTGTTGGGAACAAAACTGACCTTGTGGAGAAAAG GCAAGTTTCTATAGAAGAAGGAGAAGCTAAAGCTCGTGAACTTAATGTCATGTTTATTGAAACTAGTGCAAAAGCTGGTTTTAATATCAAG CCTTTGTTCCGAAAAATCGCTGCAGCGTTGCCAGGAATGGAGGCACTTTCTTCATCAAAGCAAGAAGACATGGTTGATGTGAACCTAAAGTCTACTGGTGGAGCTGCCTCCCAGACTCAGGCTCAGTCAGGTGGATGTGCTTGTTGA